A genomic stretch from Kovacikia minuta CCNUW1 includes:
- a CDS encoding class II glutamine amidotransferase, with product MCGIIGLLIKKPELRNSLGELMVPMLIGMSERGPDSAGLAVFTETVAESHRKYSLYSSGKDFHWSELLDAFQAQFNTTVDLQTHGNQAVLITDLAPERMKQWLKEQDLQLHVLSTGRAIDLYKDAGSPPDIANRYNFKTLKGTHVVAHTRMATESAVTPAHAHPFTAGEDFCLVHNGSLSNPYSIRRKLEPRGIHFETDNDTEAACRFLEWRMQSGDTLEAALQQGFEELDGFYTLLIGTQDKLALVRDAFACKPAVVAETEDYVAIASEFRSLAHLPDVNTAHIYEPAPEEMYVWTV from the coding sequence ATGTGTGGAATCATCGGACTACTGATCAAAAAACCTGAACTACGAAACTCCCTGGGCGAACTGATGGTACCCATGTTGATTGGGATGAGTGAGCGAGGGCCGGATTCTGCGGGGCTTGCCGTGTTTACTGAAACCGTGGCAGAATCTCATCGGAAATACAGCCTTTATTCTAGTGGCAAAGACTTTCATTGGTCAGAACTGTTAGACGCGTTTCAAGCACAGTTCAATACAACGGTTGATCTGCAAACCCACGGCAATCAGGCAGTTTTAATCACTGACCTTGCCCCCGAAAGGATGAAGCAGTGGCTAAAAGAGCAGGATTTGCAACTGCATGTTTTGTCCACGGGACGGGCGATCGACCTTTATAAAGATGCCGGTTCACCCCCTGACATTGCCAACCGTTACAACTTCAAAACATTGAAAGGTACTCATGTGGTGGCGCACACCCGCATGGCAACGGAATCCGCGGTGACGCCCGCCCATGCCCACCCCTTTACCGCAGGCGAAGACTTTTGCCTGGTTCACAACGGCTCCCTGTCCAACCCCTACTCCATTCGACGCAAACTGGAACCACGCGGAATTCATTTTGAAACCGACAACGACACCGAGGCAGCCTGCCGTTTTTTGGAATGGCGCATGCAATCAGGGGACACTTTGGAAGCAGCCTTGCAGCAAGGATTTGAAGAGTTGGATGGATTCTATACCTTGCTGATTGGAACCCAGGACAAACTCGCACTGGTGCGCGATGCCTTTGCCTGCAAACCTGCTGTCGTTGCCGAAACGGAAGATTACGTGGCGATCGCCTCGGAGTTTCGCTCCCTCGCCCATCTGCCGGATGTTAACACTGCCCACATCTACGAACCCGCACCTGAGGAGATGTACGTATGGACCGTTTGA
- a CDS encoding methylglutamate dehydrogenase codes for MTTPLRLSPVHDALPTMPGSWREINGMPVWVHTLNEGEIAPRLRISDLSFLTRFGVKGKGAADWLRDQNIPIPDRPNTWHPISQGGIVARLGMSEFLIEDNLHSNIARQLAEACQQPPARVYPVLRQDLAIALYGEAINDLMRQTCSFNFRALSLSERPVILTSMIGVAVTIIPSERDNFPFYRIWCDGTFGMYFWRTLVEIVEELGGKGIENDEF; via the coding sequence ATGACCACGCCGCTCCGTCTCAGCCCGGTTCATGATGCGCTACCAACGATGCCTGGCTCCTGGCGGGAAATCAACGGGATGCCCGTATGGGTTCATACCTTGAATGAAGGTGAGATCGCTCCCCGTTTGCGGATTTCCGATTTGTCATTCCTGACCCGCTTTGGCGTTAAGGGCAAGGGGGCAGCAGACTGGTTGAGGGACCAGAATATTCCCATTCCCGATCGTCCAAATACCTGGCATCCCATTTCCCAGGGAGGCATTGTCGCTCGTTTAGGAATGAGTGAGTTTTTAATTGAAGACAACCTGCACTCTAACATTGCCCGTCAACTGGCTGAAGCCTGTCAACAGCCCCCTGCCAGGGTGTATCCAGTGTTACGCCAGGATCTCGCGATCGCCCTCTACGGTGAAGCGATCAATGACCTGATGCGGCAAACCTGTAGCTTCAACTTTCGCGCTCTTTCTTTGTCAGAACGTCCCGTTATTCTCACCTCTATGATTGGGGTTGCAGTCACCATCATTCCCAGCGAACGCGATAACTTCCCTTTTTACAGAATTTGGTGCGATGGCACCTTTGGCATGTATTTTTGGCGAACCCTGGTAGAAATTGTCGAAGAACTGGGTGGCAAGGGAATTGAGAATGATGAATTTTGA